A genomic region of Papaver somniferum cultivar HN1 chromosome 7, ASM357369v1, whole genome shotgun sequence contains the following coding sequences:
- the LOC113296997 gene encoding CBL-interacting serine/threonine-protein kinase 12-like translates to MAAEKKKESTALLLGRYEIGKLLGHGTFAKVYHARNVKTNESVAIKILDKEKIVKGGLMVHIKREISILRRVRHPNIVQLFEVMATKKKIYFVMEYVRGGELFKKVAKGRLKEEIARKYFQQLISAVLFCHHRGVFHRDLKPENLLLDENGDLKVSDFGLSTVSDQMKDGLFHTFCGTPAYVAPEVLARKGYDAAKVDIWSCGVILFVLMAGYLPFHDQNILSMYKKIYKGEFRCPRWFSPELVRLLTRLLDTNPATRFTIPEVMENKWFKKGFKLVKFYIEDDKLCSVEEADIESISSEKSYSESESEQQDSVENEIQSHPKRVLGLPRPASLNAFDIISFSPGFDLSGLFEETGEEARIVSGAPVSNIISKLEEIAKLVSFTVRTKDCRVSIEGSREGIKGPLTIAAEIFELTPSLRVVEVKKKGGDRAEYEDFCNNELKPGLQRLAFDLSVAADRAAECEEIRKPGGLHKVASDISFGGDRRDYEDFHHFRGHMQPALTKVASDISPIAVASAVSESMATPSPVIFTLSDSE, encoded by the coding sequence ATGGCtgctgagaagaagaaagaatcaaCAGCACTGCTTCTCGGCCGGTATGAGATCGGGAAATTATTAGGGCATGGTACATTTGCAAAGGTATATCATGCTAGGAATGTGAAAACAAATGAATCTGTTGCGATTAAGATTCTTGATAAAGAGAAAATTGTGAAGGGCGGTTTAATGGTGCATATTAAAAGAGAAATCTCAATTTTGAGACGTGTTCGTCATCCTAATATAGTTCAATTGTTCGAAGTAATGGCGACtaagaagaaaatatatttcgTCATGGAATATGTCCGCGGTGGTGAATTGTTCAAGAAAGTAGCTAAAGGTAGATTAAAAGAAGAAATTGCAAGAAAATATTTCCAGCAATTAATCTCTGCCGTTTTATTTTGTCATCATAGAGGTGTTTTTCATAGAGATTTAAAACCTGAGAATTTATTGTTGGATGAAAATGGTGATTTGAAGGTTTCTGATTTCGGTTTAAGTACTGTTTCTGATCAAATGAAAGATGGGTTGTTTCATACTTTTTGTGGAACACCAGCTTATGTTGCTCCTGAAGTTCTTGCCAGGAAAGGATATGATGCGGCTAAAGTTGATATTTGGTCATGTGGTgtgattttgtttgttttgatggCAGGTTATTTGCCGTTCCATGATCAGAATATATTGTCCATGTACAAGAAGATTTATAAAGGTGAATTTCGTTGTCCCAGATGGTTTTCTCCTGAGTTAGTTCGTTTATTAACTCGATTGCTTGATACAAATCCTGCTACTAGATTTACAATTCCAGAAGTAATGGAGAATAAATGGTTTAAGAAAGGTTTCAAACTTGTCAAATTTTATATTGAAGATGATAAATTGTGTAGTGTTGAAGAAGCTGATATTGAGTCTATATCATCTGAGAAATCTTATTCGGAATCCGAATCTGAACAACAAGATTCAGTAGAAAATGAAATTCAGTCACACCCTAAGAGAGTTTTGGGGTTGCCCAGACCGGCCAGCTTGAATGCGTTTGATATAATCTCGTTTTCACCAGGGTTTGATTTATCCGGGTTATTTGAGGAAACAGGAGAAGAAGCTAGAATTGTTTCCGGTGCTCCTGTTTCAAATATTATCTCGAAATTAGAAGAAATTGCTAAACTTGTTAGTTTTACAGTAAGGACTAAAGACTGTAGAGTAAGTATTGAAGGGTCAAGGGAAGGTATTAAAGGTCCATTAACAATTGCAGCTGAGATTTTCGAATTAACTCCTTCGTTAAGAGTTGTTGAGGTGAAGAAAAAAGGCGGCGATCGTGCTGAATATGAAGATTTTTGTAACAATGAGTTGAAACCTGGGTTGCAAAGACTTGCTTTTGATTTATCTGTTGCAGCAGATAGAGCAGCAGAATGTGAAGAAATTCGCAAACCTGGTGGGTTGCATAAAGTTGCTTCTGATATATCATTTGGTGGAGATAGAAGGGACTATGAAGATTTTCATCATTTCAGAGGCCATATGCAGCCTGCATTAACAAAAGTTGCTTCTGACATTTCTCCAATTGCTGTTGCTTCTGCTGTTTCAGAGTCTATGGCGACACCCTCTCCGGTTATATTTACTCTTTCAGATTCAGAATGA